The region GTTTGCTCTGGCAATAGCTGTATTCGGGATGTTCTTCCCCATATGGTACTATACCCAGAACTCAAATGCGAAAGCGTCCGAGGCCGAAGAAGCATAACATTAACCAAACTGACGGCGGCAACGCCGTCTCCTTACATTATTTTTATTTCAGATCGATCTGATTGTTTTTTATACTAGAAGCGGTACAAATTCAATCATTTATACAAAAAATTATTTAATATAAAAACTCCAGATATTTGATAAAATTGGTAATATTTATATACATAAACATAAAACATATTAGTTAAAGAAGTAGTTTTTAAATATAAATATAGTTATTGCAAAATCGGTTCGAAATGCTGGCGCCATTCTATACTGATAACGCCAAGCGCGTATCATGGAGAAGGAAATGAAACCAAACCAGTATCCAGGAAAACAAATGATGCAGGGCCTGAAGTTAGATATTTTTACTCAGGACGGCATCGAAGCTATCGACAGGGCAACATTGGACATCCTGTCGAATTACGGCGTCCAAGTATCCGACAAAGAGGGATTGGAACTCTTTGAGAAAGCCGGGTGCGAGGTCGACCACAAAACGAAAATGGTGAAGATACCGATCGGACTTGTCCGCAAGGCTCTTTCGTCAGCACCGAAGACATTCTATCTGCACGGAAGAGAGGAGAACAGGATCGTCGAACAGGAACACAACGGGCGCGTGCACTACACCTGCTTCGGAACAGGCATCCAGGTGTGCAACTATCTGGGGAACGGAAAATTCGAAACGCGTGATTCGACGGATGCGGACCTCGCAAACTGTGCGAAGCTCTGCGACTGGGCGGAGAATATCAGCTACTTCTCCCTGCCGGTATCGGCAAGGGATTGGGCAGGTGTGGGAGCGGAAGACGTCCATGAGATGATGACTTCCATTGAGAACACCACAAAGCACTTCCACCACATAGATCCGGTCGGAGAGCATGTTGAATTCTACAGAGATATCGTTGAAGCGTATTATGGCGGGGACAAGAAACTCGCCCGCGAGAAACCGATAATGTCCATGCTGGTGTGCCCGACAAGCCCCCTCGAACTGAGCCACAACGCCGCCCAGGTCATAATAAAGGGAGCGAGGTACGGGATACCCGTAAACGTTCTGAGCATGGCGATGGCGGGAGGATCATCCCCGGTATACCTTGCCGGAACCCTGGTTACGCACAATGCGGAGGTCCTTTCGGGGATCGTCCTGAGCCAGATAGCGTGCCCGGGCGCAAAGGTATGGTACGGAAGCTCCACAACGACCTTCGATCTCAAACGCGGGACCGCACCGGTCGGTTCACCGGAACTCGCCGTGATAAGCGCGGCCGTAGCAAAACTCGGACAGTACTACGGGCTGCCCGTTTATGTCGCCGGCATGTAGACTGACTCCAAGGTACCTGATCCCCAGGCGTCGCATGAGAAGACTATAACCTCTCTCCTCCCCGCGATGGCCGGAGCCAACACAATATACGGATCTGGTATGCTGGAGCTCGGCGTGACGTTCTCGATGGAACAGCTGGTAATAGACAATGACATAATCGCTATGGAAAAGAAGGCCATGGAGGGCGTTCCGCTGTGCGAAGAAACGCTCGCCGTCAGCGCCATAAAAGAGATCGGCGTGGGCAATGATTTCCTTGCTCACCCCTCGACGATGAACAACATCGAACTCGCTTCCGACCCGCAGATATTCGACCGTTATATGATCGGAGACTGGAAGGCGGCGGGAAGCAAGAACGCTGTAGATGTTGCGCATGATATCGTTCAAAACGTTTTGAAAAACCACGTCGTCAAGCCCATTCCGGAGGATGCGCTGAAAGCGATGAAGGCCATCGTCAAGAAAGCGGACGATGAGTTCAAGAAAAGCAGGGAGTGATTTTGTTGTCAGTACAATCATTAGCGGAAGAAGCGAAGCAGGCGGTCATGGCATATGACGCCAAAAAGACGGTCGACGTGGCCAACAGGGTCATTGCGGAAGGAGCGGACATAGTGGCCATCATCCAAGACGGATTCACCAAAGGGATGACGGAGATAGGAGCGCTTTTTGAGGCCAAAAAGCTGTTCCTGCCCCATATAATGGCGGCTGCGTCGGCGATGAACGCGGCGTTGAACGTACTTACCCCCGAGCTCGAGAAGCGCGGAGGCAAGGTCGACGAAGGCCTCGGCAAATTTGTGATATGTTCAATCGAAGGGGACATCCATTCGATAGGTAAGGACATCGTTGCGATAATGCTGAAGGTGGCGGGGTTCAGCGTCATGAACATAGGAAGGGACGTGCCGCTCAAGGACATAGTCAAAGCATGCAAGGACAACAACGCGAAATATGTGGGGACATCGGCGCTCATGACATCCACGATGGTGAATCAGAAGACCTTCGAAGAACTCCTCAAAAAAGAGGGGATCAGGGAGAAACTGATCACGAACGTCGGCGGCGCACCGGTGACGCAGCAGTGGGCTGACGAGATCGGCGCCGACGTATACTCCGAGAACGCGTCCGATGCGGTCGCGAAAATGACAAAGATCGCTGGGTGACGGTAATTTTCGGAGGAGGAGCGAAATGGATTTAGATGAAAAGATAACAGAAGCCCACAAAAAAAGAGTAAAATACGGCTATATGATGGCCTTATTCTGCGCGATCCTCTGGGCAATATGGTACATCCCAGGGACATACATATGGGACTTCGACGTCATCGGAGATTTCCTTGCGATCGCCGGCGGTAAAGTCGGCGACGACGCGGGGACGATCGTCGCGGCGATGCTGATCACCGCGCTGAACGCCGCATTCGTTATTCTCTCGTACTTGATATGGAATTTCTTCCTCGGAACGGCAAAGTTCGCCGAGATGAAGAGAAGCATAAGAGAAATGAGAGCTTGTACGAAGTACTATTTCCTCGGAGCTATCTGCGGAGGGCCGGTTGCCATCCTTGGGTCATTCCTTGCGATGGGATATGTGGGCGGCGCATTTGCGGCAGTCGCGGCGCTTGCCTATCCGGTCATAGGCACGCTGCTGTCTAGAGTATGGCTGGGTCAGAAGGTCTCCCACAGGGCGATCGCCGGCATACTGATTATCCTGATAGGGAGCATTACCATCTTTGGAATAGGCATGATAGCCGATATCAGAGATCCCCTTGTGCCCGACAGTGTCATGATCGGCTATATTGGCGGGATAATGGCATTGTGCGGCTGGGGTATCGAGGGAGCTATCGCGGCAAAGGGTATCGACGTATCGGAGCCGGATGTTGCGATAACGATGAGATTCGCTATGGAGAACATCATCTGGTGGGCCATAGCGCTGCCTGTGCTTGCTCTGATGTCCTTCCCTGTTTGGGAATATGCATGGAAAATGATCTCCGACCCGGTGATACTGCTCACGCTCGTGATGCTGGGACTGACCTTCGGATTCTGTTACGTAGCGTGGTACAAAGCGTTCCCCCTGATAGGGGTAGGAAGAGGCCAAGGTATCGGAAGTCTTTACGGTATCTTTTCCGTAATATTCCTGATCCTTTTCTTCGGTGTGACTGCAGCTATAGGTGACGGTCTGGATCGTCAGATCTCACTGGTGGCTGGCGCCATACTCTGTACGGTAGGAACTCTGATAATGTTCACAGAAAAGACAGAGAACGTCGAATCCCTGAGAGAAACAGGAGAAAATACGGAGGAACAACCATGATGGAAGGGCGCCCCTATAAATTCCGGATACTGGAGATACTAGACGCCGAAGGACCCACATGGAACAGGGATCTCGTGAAACAGCTCCAAATGGAGTACAATATGCCCTCGGATTATTACAGGGACTGCCTGAACTTCGATCTGATCGAAGTGGCGGCATCCGGCATGGTCGCCGAGGGGGAGACGCTGATCGATGAGGAAGGTACTTTCAGAAAAGGCCGCCTCCTGATACAGTATCACATTACTCCCTTGGGATTGGACTTCCTGAACGAACTCAGATCTAAGGTAAAGCCAAGGAAAGGTGAGTAAAATGATGTGGGAAGAGATAGCTGAATCGTACTTCTCGAACGGTATAATTCCAAAAGGCGAATATGTGTTCATGGCCCTCATATTGGGAGTGTGCGTACTTGCCCTTTGGAGAGCCCGCAAGATGGTCTCTGATATCTGAAAGTCCTTAAACGGCCGAAAGGCCGCAAAACCCTTTAATTTTTTTAAAACAATTTCTATGAGAAATCATTTAATATAAGAACGTTCTCCTTCAAAATTGAATAGTTAATTTTAAATATTGAAACAAGGGTCGTCCAATAGTACAATAATAATTTTTAAATACTTTTATAGTAATAGTAAAACAGGTTCGAAATGCTGATGTCATTTAATAACGGATGACAGCAAGCGCGCACTATGGA is a window of Candidatus Methanoplasma cognatum DNA encoding:
- a CDS encoding methyltransferase cognate corrinoid protein produces the protein MLSVQSLAEEAKQAVMAYDAKKTVDVANRVIAEGADIVAIIQDGFTKGMTEIGALFEAKKLFLPHIMAAASAMNAALNVLTPELEKRGGKVDEGLGKFVICSIEGDIHSIGKDIVAIMLKVAGFSVMNIGRDVPLKDIVKACKDNNAKYVGTSALMTSTMVNQKTFEELLKKEGIREKLITNVGGAPVTQQWADEIGADVYSENASDAVAKMTKIAG